The following coding sequences lie in one Nilaparvata lugens isolate BPH unplaced genomic scaffold, ASM1435652v1 scaffold5921, whole genome shotgun sequence genomic window:
- the LOC111048154 gene encoding matrix-remodeling-associated protein 7, giving the protein MLSLENIFSKDTLWSENFSIYSENLSIYYIICISLSVLSVVFTWYFHNFYIFQGLNCADQKEDMSTDEGNSDSMKDKDSNIEVRKEIFSQLKAVRQPIVQQISSGLTEDQLKEEREAEAQQLAEIFQLLQNQEDKFNVSSMEELEDQMKLYRP; this is encoded by the exons ATGTTGAGTTTAGAGAATATTTTCAGTAAAGACACTCTTTGGTCTGAGAACTTTTCCATCTACAGCGAAAATTTGtccatatattatatcatcTGCATTTCTCTTTCAGTTCTATCGGTTGTATTTACCTggtattttcataatttttatatttttcaaggcCTAAATTGTGCTGACCAAAAAGAAGATATGTCAACGGATGAAGGGAATAGTGATAGT ATGAAAGATAAAGATAGCAACATTGAAGTGCGCAAGGAAATATTTAGCCAACTTAAAGCAGTCAGGCAGCCAATAGTACAACAAATATCATCAGGACTGACTGAAGATCAATTGAAGGAGGAAAGAGA GGCTGAAGCTCAACAGCTGgcagaaatatttcaattactACAAAATCAAGAAGACAAATTTAATGTCAGTTCCATGGAAGAGCTTGAAGATCAGATGAAACTCTATCGTCCTTGA